Proteins from a genomic interval of Corynebacterium deserti GIMN1.010:
- a CDS encoding amino acid ABC transporter ATP-binding protein, translating to MSQLMIDAQQVCKNYGRLEVLKGIDLQVPKGTVTCLIGPSGSGKSTMLRCVNHLEKVNAGRLYVDGDLIGYRERDGVLYEISEKDAAKQRSDIGMVFQNFNLFPHRTVIENIIEAPIHVKKQPESKARARAMELLEQVGLAHKADAYPVQLSGGQQQRVAIARAVAMEPKLMLFDEPTSALDPELVGEVLRVMKQLADDGMTMLVVTHEMGFAHEVADQVVFMADGVVVEAGTPEQVLDNPREQRTKDFLSSLL from the coding sequence ATGTCGCAACTGATGATTGATGCTCAGCAGGTCTGCAAAAACTACGGACGATTGGAAGTGCTCAAGGGCATTGACTTGCAGGTCCCCAAAGGTACCGTCACCTGTCTGATCGGGCCTTCTGGTTCCGGTAAATCCACCATGCTGCGCTGTGTCAACCACTTGGAAAAGGTCAACGCGGGTCGTCTTTACGTCGATGGTGATCTCATCGGCTACCGCGAACGCGACGGCGTGCTGTACGAAATCTCTGAGAAGGACGCCGCCAAGCAGCGCTCCGATATCGGCATGGTGTTCCAGAACTTCAACCTCTTCCCCCACCGTACGGTGATCGAGAACATCATCGAAGCGCCCATCCACGTAAAGAAGCAGCCCGAAAGCAAGGCCCGTGCACGTGCAATGGAGTTGCTCGAGCAGGTCGGCCTCGCCCACAAGGCGGACGCCTATCCCGTCCAGCTGTCGGGCGGTCAGCAGCAGCGCGTCGCGATTGCCCGTGCGGTTGCCATGGAGCCAAAGCTCATGCTTTTCGACGAACCAACCAGCGCTTTGGACCCTGAACTCGTCGGTGAAGTTCTGCGAGTGATGAAACAGCTCGCCGACGACGGCATGACCATGCTCGTTGTCACCCACGAAATGGGTTTCGCCCACGAAGTCGCCGACCAGGTGGTCTTCATGGCTGATGGTGTCGTGGTGGAAGCCGGCACCCCTGAGCAGGTGTTGGATAATCCGCGTGAACAGCGCACTAAGGACTTCCTGTCCTCACTGCTGTAA
- a CDS encoding amino acid ABC transporter permease, translating into MSDTSPRPTGQPKPIEAKPLRHPGRWVAAAIIVALLAWFIISALNNEAYGWDTYRAYLFDTRIATAALHTIALTLLSMILGVVLGAILAVMRMSGNPVMQSVAWLYLWIFRGTPIYVQLVFWGLLGSLYQSINLGFAEIDLQSMLSNMFLLAVIGLGLNEAAYMAEIVRSGIQAVPEGQMEASKALGMNWSMTMRRTILPQAMRIIIPPTGNELISMLKTTSLVVAIPYSLELYGRSMDIAYSLFEPVPMLLVAASWYLVITSILMVGQYYLEKHFEKGSTRTLTARQLAALADAEGAIPGNVTVVPETSKEN; encoded by the coding sequence ATGTCAGATACCTCTCCTCGGCCAACTGGCCAACCGAAACCGATTGAAGCAAAACCTTTGCGCCACCCTGGTCGGTGGGTCGCAGCCGCCATCATCGTGGCACTGCTCGCATGGTTTATCATCAGCGCGCTCAACAATGAGGCCTACGGTTGGGATACCTACCGCGCGTATCTTTTTGACACCCGCATTGCCACCGCAGCACTTCACACCATTGCGCTGACCTTGCTGTCTATGATCTTGGGTGTGGTTCTCGGCGCAATCTTGGCTGTCATGCGCATGTCAGGCAACCCAGTGATGCAAAGCGTTGCGTGGTTGTACCTCTGGATCTTCCGTGGCACCCCAATTTATGTTCAGTTGGTGTTCTGGGGTCTACTGGGTTCTCTTTACCAGTCGATCAACCTCGGTTTCGCAGAGATCGATCTGCAAAGCATGTTGTCCAACATGTTCCTCCTCGCAGTAATCGGCCTTGGCCTCAACGAAGCTGCGTACATGGCGGAAATCGTGCGCTCGGGCATCCAAGCCGTGCCTGAGGGCCAGATGGAGGCTTCGAAAGCGTTGGGCATGAACTGGTCGATGACGATGCGTCGCACCATCTTGCCGCAGGCGATGCGGATTATTATTCCGCCAACCGGCAATGAGCTGATCTCCATGCTCAAGACCACCTCTCTGGTTGTGGCGATTCCTTATTCTCTCGAGCTGTATGGCCGCAGCATGGATATTGCGTACTCTCTCTTCGAGCCAGTTCCAATGCTTCTGGTTGCTGCGAGCTGGTACCTGGTCATCACCTCTATTCTTATGGTTGGTCAGTACTACCTGGAGAAGCACTTCGAAAAGGGCAGCACCCGCACCCTGACCGCACGTCAGCTCGCTGCGTTGGCTGATGCTGAAGGCGCAATCCCGGGCAATGTCACCGTTGTTCCTGAAACCTCCAAGGAGAACTAG
- a CDS encoding ABC transporter substrate-binding protein, with protein sequence MIESLTRLRQQSKPRSHKHFGTHRRGRIVAATVAIVATSLSLVSCVTNEEDGTPEGWEQILPDPVPEIQAMVPEALAQRGVLTAGANPPFPPFEFKDSDGQIIGVEMDLVRAMASVMGLDFAPQEQDFSLILPSVQAGTVDMGASGFTDNEERRENFDFIDFLYAGVQWAQATDRETPVDPDNACGLTVAVQRTTVAETDDVRPRSEQCVAEGKEPITVLSYETADTAATALILGRADALAADSPITAWAAERSEGRIEVVGDIYLAAPFGFAFPLESDLTPAAAAAFQHLIDTGDYERILAQWGIEEGLLEETLINEVPLAESAFNAS encoded by the coding sequence ATGATTGAGAGTTTGACCAGACTTCGACAACAGTCGAAACCAAGAAGCCACAAGCACTTTGGAACACATCGACGTGGTCGTATCGTGGCAGCGACTGTAGCGATCGTGGCAACCTCACTCAGCCTCGTCTCGTGTGTAACAAACGAGGAGGATGGCACGCCAGAGGGTTGGGAGCAGATCCTTCCTGACCCAGTCCCAGAGATTCAGGCGATGGTTCCTGAGGCCCTCGCGCAACGTGGTGTGCTCACGGCAGGTGCCAATCCCCCGTTTCCACCGTTTGAGTTCAAGGATTCTGATGGGCAGATCATCGGCGTTGAGATGGATCTAGTCCGCGCGATGGCTTCTGTTATGGGCTTGGATTTCGCGCCACAGGAACAAGACTTCTCGCTGATTCTCCCGTCTGTGCAAGCAGGCACGGTGGATATGGGTGCTTCCGGTTTCACGGACAATGAGGAACGTCGAGAAAACTTTGATTTCATCGATTTCCTTTACGCCGGTGTGCAGTGGGCGCAAGCAACGGATCGAGAGACCCCCGTTGACCCTGACAATGCATGTGGTTTGACGGTCGCGGTTCAACGCACCACCGTGGCAGAGACTGATGATGTTCGCCCGCGTTCTGAACAGTGCGTCGCAGAGGGCAAGGAACCGATCACCGTGCTTTCGTATGAGACTGCGGATACTGCAGCAACCGCACTGATTTTGGGGCGTGCCGACGCATTAGCCGCTGACTCCCCGATTACTGCCTGGGCTGCTGAGCGCTCCGAAGGACGCATCGAAGTTGTCGGCGATATCTACCTAGCTGCGCCGTTTGGATTCGCCTTCCCGCTGGAATCCGACCTCACCCCGGCTGCCGCTGCTGCCTTCCAACACCTCATTGACACTGGTGATTACGAGCGCATCTTGGCCCAATGGGGCATCGAAGAAGGCCTGTTGGAGGAAACTCTGATCAATGAAGTGCCGCTTGCAGAATCGGCGTTCAACGCCTCTTAA
- a CDS encoding DUF368 domain-containing protein, whose translation MSAAETDAHNAQNEHHVYPTKTKKTPFAIIFNMIRGGLIGMAELVPGISGGTVALVLGLYERALHNGDLLIDLIKVVFKDRSKVKEAAAKIDWWFLGSIAAGMVVIVFSMSSVLHTVVEDYPEITRALFLGMVAVSILVPLGMMDMRDAKKRLAIVIPLFIGCAVVGFFGTSFTSAPRTDPSLLLIFVCAAIAVCALVLPGVSGSFFLLAVGLYAPIMESLSNRDWPVIGVFILGALTGIILFVKALSYVLEHHRTITLTIMAGLMLGSLRALWPWQDADANLMAPGDNAVLIFGIVILGGAIVALLMFVERTTSKNIDSEIVSEEAPR comes from the coding sequence ATGAGCGCCGCTGAGACTGACGCCCACAACGCCCAAAACGAACATCACGTCTACCCGACCAAGACCAAAAAGACACCTTTCGCCATCATCTTCAACATGATTCGTGGCGGTTTGATCGGAATGGCAGAGTTGGTGCCAGGAATTTCAGGTGGAACCGTCGCGCTTGTGCTTGGACTTTATGAGCGCGCACTCCACAATGGTGACTTGCTCATTGACCTCATCAAGGTCGTCTTTAAAGACCGCTCAAAGGTGAAAGAAGCGGCGGCAAAGATCGACTGGTGGTTCCTTGGTTCCATCGCTGCCGGCATGGTCGTCATCGTGTTCTCGATGTCTTCTGTCCTTCACACGGTGGTGGAAGACTATCCAGAGATCACTCGCGCACTCTTCCTTGGCATGGTGGCGGTGTCTATTCTTGTGCCTCTGGGCATGATGGATATGCGTGATGCCAAGAAGCGTCTTGCCATCGTTATTCCTTTGTTTATTGGCTGTGCTGTCGTTGGCTTCTTCGGCACCTCGTTTACCAGTGCTCCGCGTACCGATCCTTCACTTCTGCTGATCTTCGTGTGTGCAGCGATCGCTGTCTGTGCCCTGGTACTTCCTGGTGTGTCCGGTTCCTTCTTCCTATTGGCGGTTGGTCTGTACGCCCCAATTATGGAGTCCCTTTCCAACCGTGACTGGCCAGTGATTGGTGTGTTTATCCTGGGCGCTCTTACAGGTATCATCTTGTTCGTCAAGGCGCTTTCCTATGTTCTTGAGCATCACCGCACTATCACTTTGACCATCATGGCTGGCCTTATGCTTGGTTCACTACGTGCACTCTGGCCTTGGCAGGATGCAGATGCCAACCTGATGGCACCCGGAGATAACGCAGTGCTGATCTTCGGCATCGTCATTTTGGGTGGCGCTATTGTTGCACTTCTGATGTTCGTGGAGCGTACTACCTCTAAGAACATCGATTCCGAAATCGTCTCCGAGGAAGCCCCACGCTAA